In a genomic window of Thermosynechococcus sp. CL-1:
- a CDS encoding patatin-like phospholipase family protein, with product MLNTGSKVGLVLTGGGAKGAYQVGALRYLAEQGFEPHIIAGTSIGALNGAIIASYPQQLARGVSKLEEIWREIGAANIISANPNWLSILISYGIQSALPEFGGWINTFLTVTGILPKCHSVFDPRPIEELVRSYVNYNQLKRGTELWVTVFPSLQIPGLGYNLLMTLIDMCRVWTGTKAEWLRAQDMDDPETLLNLLLASAAIPLAFPQRQVNGQTYVDGALQDNVPLGALAQRGCTHAIVIHLEDGVPWNRYDFPNLTIIEIRPQTVLNTSNTVVLGSLESLLDFRSDRIAALQAQGYADAKAAIEPILTLVQNLRTLRQTHGELKASTAALLNPDELKTSTAALLNHNVTLKSIPPMVDP from the coding sequence ATGCTAAACACTGGTTCAAAAGTTGGTTTAGTACTTACGGGTGGTGGTGCCAAAGGGGCTTACCAAGTGGGGGCACTGCGCTACCTCGCTGAACAGGGATTTGAACCGCACATTATTGCAGGTACCAGTATCGGTGCCCTCAATGGCGCCATCATTGCCAGCTATCCCCAGCAATTGGCTCGGGGTGTGAGCAAGCTCGAGGAGATTTGGCGTGAGATTGGTGCCGCCAATATCATCTCCGCCAACCCCAACTGGCTCAGCATTCTCATCAGCTATGGCATCCAATCTGCCTTACCTGAATTTGGGGGATGGATCAATACTTTTTTGACAGTGACGGGGATTCTCCCCAAATGCCATTCCGTCTTTGACCCGCGCCCGATCGAAGAACTTGTGCGCTCCTATGTAAACTACAACCAACTGAAACGGGGTACGGAGCTTTGGGTAACGGTTTTTCCCTCATTGCAAATTCCGGGTCTGGGCTATAACCTGTTGATGACATTGATTGACATGTGTCGCGTTTGGACAGGCACAAAAGCTGAGTGGCTGCGGGCACAGGATATGGATGACCCAGAGACGTTATTGAACTTGCTGCTGGCGAGTGCGGCCATTCCTTTGGCCTTTCCGCAGCGACAGGTCAATGGTCAAACCTATGTGGATGGGGCACTTCAGGATAATGTGCCCTTGGGAGCGTTGGCGCAGCGGGGCTGTACCCATGCCATTGTCATTCACCTTGAGGATGGGGTGCCTTGGAATCGTTATGACTTCCCTAATTTGACGATCATTGAGATTCGACCACAGACAGTGCTGAATACTTCAAACACGGTTGTACTGGGGAGTCTAGAAAGCTTGCTCGATTTCCGGAGCGATCGCATTGCCGCCCTGCAAGCACAGGGGTATGCCGATGCCAAGGCAGCCATTGAGCCGATCCTCACCCTTGTGCAGAACCTGAGAACCCTGCGCCAAACCCATGGGGAGTTAAAGGCTTCTACGGCAGCACTCTTGAATCCCGATGAGTTAAAAACCTCTACAGCAGCACTGCTCAATCACAACGTTACTTTAAAATCAATACCCCCCATGGTTGATCCATAG
- a CDS encoding YqiA/YcfP family alpha/beta fold hydrolase, with protein MQYLYLHGFASSPRSAKAQYFRDRFAELGQPLLIPDLNQGDFFHLTLSRQIDQVEALLAPEEPVTLIGSSFGGLTAAWLAEKHPQVVQLFLLAPAFEFAIHWLPRLGDQYRRWQETGVLEVYHYTKERLLPLSYGFAKDLLEYDDRQLQRPVPTLIFHGLQDEVIPIEASRRYCEGRPWVSRVELDSDHALKDVQPAIWGMMYPIIYQQLT; from the coding sequence ATGCAATATCTCTACCTCCATGGATTTGCCTCGTCGCCTCGCTCTGCGAAGGCCCAGTATTTTCGCGATCGCTTTGCGGAACTCGGTCAACCGCTACTCATTCCTGATCTCAATCAAGGGGATTTTTTTCACTTGACCCTGAGTCGTCAAATTGACCAGGTAGAAGCGCTGCTCGCCCCAGAGGAACCCGTCACATTGATTGGCTCCAGTTTTGGTGGCCTGACGGCTGCTTGGCTAGCCGAAAAGCATCCCCAAGTGGTGCAACTCTTTCTTCTTGCTCCTGCCTTTGAGTTTGCGATCCATTGGCTGCCGCGCTTGGGCGATCAATACCGCCGCTGGCAAGAAACGGGTGTGCTGGAGGTGTATCACTACACCAAAGAACGCCTGCTGCCCCTTAGCTATGGCTTTGCCAAGGATTTACTGGAGTACGACGATCGCCAGCTGCAGCGGCCTGTGCCCACCCTCATTTTCCATGGTCTTCAGGATGAGGTGATTCCCATCGAAGCCAGTCGTCGCTACTGTGAAGGCCGCCCTTGGGTGAGTCGGGTGGAATTGGACAGTGATCACGCCCTCAAGGATGTACAGCCGGCCATTTGGGGCATGATGTACCCGATCATCTATCAGCAGTTAACTTGA
- a CDS encoding diguanylate cyclase regulator RdcB family protein: MNYSAIEERIPLANDQLLIDLANSIHTNQSLIAYRANRGFWGRLLDSLTGRTYQQDTLLAQNLTRGQEALLSITNELIEKLQFNEYALVTTQHSLRETRECLVATQHSLRETREGLNHNTQALNSLLNSLIETCDRKFQEQEKRIATLERRVTAREDFDRIFSLWRSGQSYHDLPWAIQILFLAREIYNSSIAYLELEQQVTYYRDLLVNEILAHQRHDLPKHFFSTATLLKVTRQATAQEDTEIVYDILASCRYSDSYPLLHNMSTLYCQQQPSFVPQHPPYTLDAKEVIQRIVHETAAATLHSLQSLKSKE; encoded by the coding sequence ATGAATTACTCAGCCATTGAAGAGCGAATCCCTCTTGCCAATGATCAACTACTGATTGATTTAGCTAACAGCATTCACACGAATCAGTCTTTGATAGCGTATCGCGCCAATCGAGGTTTTTGGGGTAGGCTACTGGATAGTTTAACAGGTCGCACTTACCAGCAAGATACCCTTCTTGCCCAAAACTTGACCCGAGGACAGGAAGCATTACTGAGCATTACCAATGAACTGATTGAAAAGCTGCAATTTAATGAGTATGCCCTTGTCACTACGCAACACTCTCTCCGAGAAACTCGTGAATGTCTTGTAGCTACGCAGCACTCTCTCCGAGAAACTCGTGAGGGGCTTAATCACAACACGCAGGCATTGAATAGTTTATTGAATAGTTTAATTGAGACCTGCGATCGCAAGTTTCAAGAGCAAGAGAAACGCATTGCTACCCTTGAACGGCGAGTGACGGCACGGGAAGATTTCGATCGCATTTTCTCTCTCTGGCGAAGTGGCCAAAGCTATCACGATCTTCCTTGGGCTATCCAAATCCTATTTTTAGCCCGCGAAATCTACAACAGTTCCATTGCCTACCTAGAACTTGAACAACAAGTCACTTATTATCGCGACCTACTGGTGAATGAAATTTTGGCGCACCAGCGGCACGACTTACCCAAGCATTTCTTCAGTACCGCAACGCTGCTAAAAGTAACTCGGCAAGCAACAGCACAAGAGGATACAGAGATCGTTTACGACATTCTGGCGAGTTGCCGCTATTCAGACTCCTATCCCTTGCTGCACAATATGTCAACACTATACTGCCAACAGCAGCCTTCCTTTGTCCCTCAGCACCCTCCTTATACCCTAGATGCCAAAGAAGTCATTCAACGGATTGTTCATGAAACTGCCGCTGCAACGTTGCATTCCCTCCAGTCTCTGAAATCCAAGGAGTGA
- a CDS encoding dynamin family protein — translation MATTIPPGIPQDIQPSETLLENLRQDVIHLLKQTVGIVERYNSLHKTAERDSSQEKTEFSGTAAIRQALTNVEEMALRMAVVAPMKAGKSTIINAIVGQPLLPARNTAMTATATEIVLDTNYPEPVLFVPEETLTLFKKAAVKIRQEYNRNCDNVKAKLQKYPHLYTTFENIIRNDGTLFKEETTGVESVREALQLMNDLVRLASQIVPAYNPVKQMRELPQIRVAPFTSEGEAINTALGNLVIIDTPGPNEAGENLEIKNIFAEQLERSSLILVVLDFTQLKTEAAKSVQETVQAIAEIRGGTENIYALVNKVDQRRTGDMTPAEVREFVQQEFRIPSSHVFELSAQRAYCAARFLKQHDLGEDWRTRPEARDLAREILGDDWEEDLEDIDKDAFTKKARKQWYERSGFYQFFTKVISELIKIAAPKVIRESLNITHGFIHKLLEDINLRKRSYQAALGTLENEIKQLNQDIKKIENSANLLNIIEEYQKEIKNQIASEVSELKNKARADVSHLFSQKEYEQADVVKKVMLFLTDFAHKLTNDKSREDHLRIPFSSRHDAEDFQGKIFNLVSQEAEKFFGDTQKKIEKFVGEKILGLKKEIEEETQPILEKARKRLQMTFNVQLSLPDFQVSKASFGNSELRPEALTRTVYKVRKVEKRFWWHWLWLIPKEVDEIYTETIQEYVVYLNKVVEEINRQIDTQANQIEQEVNNYLENGFKVEAEQYIEYLSSYLKDYRTTLIESQEYQRKSAVEKEEVMKQLGQLEEDAQKAKCDIPIYSRRVEEVLENYGSSCDSPANFSNQ, via the coding sequence ATGGCTACGACTATCCCCCCCGGCATTCCCCAAGACATTCAGCCAAGTGAGACCCTACTAGAAAACTTGCGCCAGGATGTCATTCATTTGCTGAAACAGACCGTTGGCATTGTTGAACGCTACAACAGCCTCCATAAAACAGCAGAGAGGGATTCATCTCAAGAAAAAACAGAATTTTCAGGTACAGCAGCGATTCGGCAAGCCCTCACCAACGTTGAGGAAATGGCTCTACGCATGGCCGTGGTCGCCCCCATGAAAGCCGGCAAATCCACGATTATCAATGCAATTGTCGGTCAACCGCTTTTGCCTGCCCGCAATACTGCCATGACCGCTACTGCAACGGAAATCGTTTTAGATACAAACTACCCTGAACCTGTTCTCTTTGTCCCCGAAGAAACCCTCACTTTATTCAAAAAGGCAGCGGTGAAAATCCGCCAAGAATACAATAGGAATTGTGACAACGTTAAAGCTAAGTTACAGAAATATCCTCATCTTTACACCACATTTGAAAACATTATCAGGAATGACGGCACTTTGTTCAAAGAAGAAACAACAGGTGTCGAAAGTGTGCGTGAAGCCCTGCAACTAATGAATGATTTGGTACGTTTAGCCAGCCAAATAGTTCCTGCCTACAACCCTGTAAAGCAGATGCGGGAGCTACCCCAGATCAGAGTAGCACCTTTTACCTCTGAAGGCGAGGCTATCAACACCGCTTTGGGCAACCTTGTGATTATTGACACTCCAGGTCCTAACGAAGCAGGCGAGAACTTAGAAATCAAGAATATTTTTGCTGAACAACTTGAGCGTAGTAGTCTCATTTTGGTTGTCCTAGACTTTACCCAGCTCAAGACCGAAGCGGCTAAAAGTGTTCAAGAAACCGTTCAGGCAATTGCTGAGATTCGTGGTGGAACTGAAAATATCTATGCCCTCGTAAACAAAGTTGATCAACGACGCACAGGGGATATGACTCCTGCAGAAGTGCGGGAGTTTGTGCAGCAGGAATTTAGAATTCCTAGCTCTCATGTTTTTGAGCTATCTGCCCAACGGGCCTATTGTGCTGCTCGTTTCCTGAAGCAGCATGACTTAGGAGAAGACTGGCGGACTCGACCTGAAGCCAGAGATTTGGCAAGAGAAATTCTTGGGGATGACTGGGAAGAAGACTTAGAAGATATTGACAAAGACGCGTTTACTAAGAAAGCTAGAAAGCAGTGGTATGAACGCTCAGGATTTTATCAGTTTTTCACTAAAGTGATTAGTGAACTCATTAAAATTGCTGCACCGAAAGTAATCAGAGAATCTCTAAACATCACTCACGGCTTTATTCATAAGCTTCTTGAAGACATTAATTTGCGAAAAAGAAGCTATCAAGCAGCCCTAGGTACACTTGAGAATGAAATTAAGCAACTAAATCAAGATATTAAGAAAATTGAAAATTCGGCTAATCTTTTGAATATTATCGAGGAGTATCAAAAAGAAATTAAGAATCAGATTGCCAGTGAAGTCTCTGAATTGAAGAACAAGGCAAGAGCAGACGTTAGTCATCTTTTTTCTCAAAAAGAGTATGAGCAGGCTGATGTTGTCAAAAAAGTAATGCTTTTTCTCACAGACTTTGCACACAAATTAACCAACGACAAGTCTCGTGAGGATCATTTAAGGATTCCTTTTAGCTCAAGGCATGACGCTGAAGATTTTCAGGGAAAAATATTTAACCTAGTTTCACAAGAAGCAGAAAAGTTTTTTGGTGATACCCAGAAAAAGATTGAAAAATTTGTAGGAGAAAAAATCCTTGGATTAAAGAAAGAAATAGAGGAAGAAACTCAGCCTATCCTAGAAAAAGCAAGAAAACGACTCCAGATGACTTTTAATGTGCAATTAAGCCTTCCTGATTTTCAGGTTTCAAAGGCTAGTTTTGGCAATTCTGAACTTCGACCCGAAGCTTTAACTAGGACTGTCTATAAAGTTCGAAAAGTGGAAAAGAGATTTTGGTGGCACTGGCTTTGGCTAATTCCTAAGGAAGTGGATGAAATTTATACAGAGACTATTCAAGAATATGTAGTCTATCTCAATAAAGTCGTTGAGGAAATCAATCGACAAATAGACACCCAAGCGAATCAAATAGAACAAGAAGTTAATAATTATTTAGAAAACGGTTTTAAAGTAGAAGCAGAACAATACATCGAGTATCTCAGTAGCTATCTCAAGGATTATCGAACAACCCTGATTGAGAGCCAAGAATATCAGAGAAAGTCTGCTGTTGAAAAAGAAGAAGTGATGAAGCAACTAGGGCAACTCGAGGAGGATGCTCAAAAAGCGAAGTGTGATATTCCAATTTATTCGCGTCGAGTAGAGGAAGTTCTGGAAAATTATGGTTCTTCCTGCGATTCACCAGCAAATTTCTCTAATCAGTGA
- a CDS encoding methyltransferase domain-containing protein, with translation MSHLLLILVIIVGALVLVGLALYLLFPRKYESARSVAESYDDWTNDGILEFYWGEHIHLGHYGSPPRPKDFRQAKADFVHEMVRWGGLDRLPPGTTVLDVGCGIGGSSRMLARDYGFHVTGITISPEQVRRARELTPADLNVQFQVDDALALSFPDASFDVVWSIEAGPHMPDKQQFAKELLRVLKPGGILVVADWNQRDDRQHPLNLWERLIMRQLLDQWAHPAFASIEGFAEALAATGLVAGEVITADWTQETLPSWLDSIWQGIVRPEGLIRFGLVGLVKSLREVPTFLLMRIAFGMGLCRFGMFRAVRAEIPAVSLDPASQVNC, from the coding sequence ATGTCTCATCTATTGCTCATACTGGTTATCATTGTTGGTGCGTTAGTCCTCGTGGGGTTAGCGCTTTATCTCCTGTTTCCTCGCAAGTACGAGTCTGCCCGCTCTGTCGCCGAGTCCTATGACGACTGGACCAATGACGGCATTCTTGAATTTTACTGGGGTGAGCATATTCACCTTGGCCACTATGGTTCGCCCCCCCGTCCCAAGGACTTTCGCCAAGCAAAGGCAGATTTTGTCCATGAAATGGTGCGCTGGGGGGGTCTCGATCGCCTGCCGCCGGGGACAACGGTTTTGGATGTGGGCTGTGGCATTGGCGGGAGCAGTCGTATGCTAGCGCGTGACTATGGCTTTCACGTGACGGGAATTACAATCAGCCCTGAACAGGTACGGCGGGCGCGGGAACTCACTCCTGCCGATCTCAATGTGCAGTTTCAAGTGGATGACGCTCTAGCCTTGTCATTTCCAGATGCCAGCTTTGACGTGGTTTGGTCAATTGAGGCAGGCCCGCACATGCCCGATAAACAGCAGTTTGCTAAGGAATTACTCCGTGTCCTAAAGCCGGGGGGGATTCTTGTGGTTGCCGATTGGAACCAAAGGGACGATCGCCAGCACCCCTTGAACCTCTGGGAGCGGCTCATTATGCGGCAGCTCTTGGATCAATGGGCACACCCCGCCTTTGCCAGTATTGAAGGCTTTGCCGAAGCCCTTGCCGCAACAGGTTTAGTGGCTGGAGAGGTGATCACTGCTGACTGGACACAGGAAACGCTCCCCTCGTGGCTAGATTCGATTTGGCAGGGAATTGTGCGACCAGAGGGGCTGATTCGCTTTGGCCTAGTGGGGCTAGTGAAATCTTTGCGGGAAGTACCCACATTTCTGTTGATGCGGATTGCCTTTGGCATGGGACTGTGCCGCTTTGGCATGTTTCGCGCTGTGCGAGCAGAAATTCCTGCGGTCTCCCTTGACCCAGCCTCTCAAGTTAACTGCTGA
- a CDS encoding photosystem I reaction center subunit II PsaD, producing MTTLTGQPPLYGGSTGGLLSAADTEEKYAITWTSPKEQVFEMPTAGAAVMREGENLVYLARKEQCLALAAQQLRPRKINDYKIYRIFPDGETVLIHPKDGVFPEKVNQGREAVNSVPRSIGQNPNPSQLKFTGKKPYDP from the coding sequence ATGACAACACTCACTGGGCAACCCCCGCTCTATGGTGGCAGCACCGGCGGCCTCCTCAGCGCAGCGGACACCGAAGAGAAATACGCCATCACCTGGACAAGCCCCAAAGAGCAGGTTTTTGAAATGCCGACGGCTGGGGCTGCGGTTATGCGTGAAGGGGAAAATCTTGTTTACCTTGCCCGTAAGGAGCAGTGCCTTGCCCTAGCCGCTCAGCAACTGCGCCCCCGCAAAATCAATGACTACAAAATCTACCGCATTTTCCCCGATGGCGAAACCGTGTTGATCCATCCCAAGGATGGTGTTTTCCCTGAGAAGGTGAACCAAGGGCGTGAAGCCGTCAACTCGGTGCCCCGCTCCATTGGCCAAAATCCCAATCCCTCGCAACTGAAGTTCACCGGCAAGAAGCCCTACGATCCATAG